AGGTGAACTCCATACTGGTCGACGTGTTCAACTGGTTATCTGGGTAAGTCTACATACCACTATCTTGCCATGCAACTAACAAGGACAGCTCCAAATCATGCAAGAATGGGTCGGCATCGCCGGCGTAACAGTATACGCCCCTACAATTTTCAGAATAGCCGGGTTTGACACACGCAAATCCCAATGGATCAGTggtctcaacaacatcttcTACATGTTCGCCACGCTCATCTGCGTCTACACACTCGATCGcatcggcagaagatggacGCTTTACTGGGGCGCTGTCGGTCAAGGAATAGCCATGTTCCTCGCCGCTGGGTTCTCCAAACTTGGCCAAGAAGCGCGCAATGCGGGTGATCTCGACAAGGCTAGCTCATATGGTGCTGCAGCAGCttccttcgtcttcatctttacTTCGGTCTTTGGAGCCACCTGGCTAACAGTTCCTTGGCTCTACCCCGCCGAAATCTTTCCTCTGCAAGTTCGAGCCAAGGGTAATGCTTTCGGTGTTTTCGGCTGGTCCATCGGTAACGGATGGTTGACCCTTCTATGTCCCGTCATGTTTTCAGCTATTGGCGAGAACACGCTTCATATTTTTGGAGCCTGCAACATCATAGCAATTCCCATGGTTTGGGCATTGTATCCTGAGAGTAACCAACGCACTCTCGAAGAGATGGATCTGCTCTTTGCAGCCGATACACCCTGGGTTTGGGACGCTGAGAAGAAGTTTAAagagttgaaggagaagcagcCTGGACTTGTTACTGCTTCTGCTCACAACAGGGATGTTATGGACGTCGAGCCTGGTGTCAAGGCTGGTTCTGGGGATGAGGTGAACATGAGTGCATGAAGAATGCACTGTATGGCAGATTACTCTTGTTAGGTCTTGTAAGCTAAACTGTTATTGCAATTTATGTAATCACTACACACCATTCGTAAAGGGCACTCTAGATTGACTAAATAGAAATAGTCAAGACAATGTCCATAGATGGTCGAGCAATCGAGGTACTGACAACAGTTTCCCCACTGTCCTTAAATTCATGATCACTATTCTGGGTGGCACTCTCAACCAATAAGATTCAGCCCCGTTGGCTCAGTGGTAAAGCGTATCACTAGTAACTTCACACGAAATGATAAGATCACTGGTTCGATTCCAGTACGGGGCAATTGGTTTATTCAACTTAATCTTTTGCAATTCACCTAGAATCCATTTTTACCTTGACTTGCAGCAGGCACTTCGGCAGCTAATAGGTAtcttctttttgtctttcaATTTACTTCTCGAGGTAGGGATGTAGTTATAATGTCTTCATTTTCTACCTTGACCATCGCATAGACTTTTACATCTCCCATCAAACCAGCGCCTACAGTTCAGGCGGTGGCTTGAACTGCATCAGATCAATCCCAAAACTCGTGCCCGGCCCCTTCATGTACTTGATCGCCCGACACCACTCAAGTTCCCTCTTCATACCACGGCCTGCAAAATAACCCAGCAACGTGGCTTGAGCATTACATGTTATTTGCGGACCGAATGTGCCATTCTCACTCCGGTAGCAATACTCAACACTTTGGCATAGCATGCGCGCAATATGGTCAGCGTCTGCTTGATTCGGTGAGCCCTGCTCTTTATAGCCATCGAGGGTTTCGCCAAGAGATGGTGAGGCATCCGAACTTCCAAGTTTTCCGCGAAGAAGCAAGATGGTTTCAAGGATGTCCAACATGATGCTGGAGCAGAGGATCCACGGACTAGCCCCCTCCACAGACGAGAATATCAGAGCGAACGGAAATAGTCTATCTGGATATCCATCGTCTGCTGGATTACTCGCTCTGGAGGGGACAGACCAGAATAGCGGCGTTTGGTTGCGTGCAGCTATGTTGCGGTGCACAAGGGCTCGCCAGTCGTCAAGAATATGGAACTTTTCAATCAGCAGATTCACGTATCTTAGTAGCTTTTCACGATCTTTTTCGTTGCTCAAAGCCAGGGTGTGCGCTTCGGCCATCACCGCGGGAATGTCAATGGCCATGTCAAGTAGTGCACCGAAGGACTCTGGGGCAGCCCAGGGGCCAATGTGCTTTCGCCAAAGATTGGGTTCAAGGTTGAGAGGCTTTTTCTGTGACAGGGCTTGGATGACCTGGGATAGTCAGCAGACATTTCAGGGTTGCTCGGGGAACTGGTCCTACACATATCACGCAGAGACGTCGACACAAGTCATTCCAGCTTGAAGTGTTTGCTTCAGGTACAACTCGGTGACGAAGGATCTCGGATACACCTTGCGCATGGGCGTTCCAGCTTGTGCTTGCGTGGAACAGGAAAAGCTAGTTAAGATCAGTGCGCGACTCTTCAACATGTCAAGAATCTTTCACTTACCTCACACGTGGAAAGAATGACAATAGCGGCAAGACTCTCGTCATTGTTACCGATACACGGACAGtcaagaacatggatgaCCTTGGACAGTGCATGGTTGTATAACTCAATCGCCTCGTCGTAAGACACACCCACTTCACCAGACAGCCTAATCTGAATCGCAACAAATGCTGCGAGTGAGTGGTCGAGAGCCTCGCTAGGGTGTTCCATATTACACACAGCCTTGAGCCATGAAGATGGCGTTGAACTATGATCCTCTTCGCTCGTCGTATACCGTCCTTGCGGAAAGTAAATGCTGACCGCGATAGAAAATGCTTGTGATCGAAAAGTCGGCACATCATATGTCTCTTTCGAATTGATTTGGTAGCGCATACGCTGCAATAAGCTCAACCAGTTGGTCTGCTGTTGCGACTGTATGACTGAGAGGGCGGACACATTGGGCTTGGTCGGAGTCCGATGAACCCATAGGGTAGGTTGATTACGGATTCCACGACAGATAATTCCGGCCTTGGTGCAACGCTGACACCGAGGCGACGTCAAGTCGCACTGAAAACTATTTAGTAATGAAGAATTGTTGAGATAGAGGTGAGTCAGACCTTGACGCGACGTCTTTTGCAATCAGCGCATGCTCTGGATCTGGAAACACCAACCATGCTTATCAAGAAGGCTAAACAAAGAACATGGTCTCAAAGCTCTCGATCAAGGGCTGCGCTAGACTATATGTAGTACCATACGTCGAGAGCCTTGACAGGGATATCTCTTACCGTAATTGCGTATAACGTGGCTTGAAGGGAAAGTTTAAGGGACTGAAAGACAACGCAGCGGAGAGATGTCAGCACGCGTTTTAGCGGGTATCCAAGGGTTAGAAGCCGAGAACCTAAACTACATTCGGCATCATCCTTCGAGATAACCGACAGGGATCAAAGCTTAGCGCTCAGACCGAGCACTCTCCGATGAAGCTATCCTTCATTCGGAACCATCTCGCGAGAATTGGCCAAGGGTCGAATTTGTAAGATAACGAGCATGATGTAGATCGTTGTGAATTGAAAcagctatataataagtatcTTAAGCATGTAGAGTATCTTTCGCATCAAGTCACTGCTCCCTCACCCCAGAACACCTCACACTTAGCTACCAGCCTCCAAAACGCAGCAATGGCCGCATCAGAACCAAGCCGTCATCAATCCCTTTCATCCCCCGCCTCCGATGACGACCGCCCTTCCCAAATCGAGCCGTATAGCGAAAAAGCGCCTTCACAGCAAGAAGGGACTTCAGCACCAGACTTTGGTCCTCCGCCTGATGGAGGATTACAAGCCTGGCTAGTTGTTACTGGAGGCTTTTTTGCTGTGTTTGCCAGTTTTGGGTGGATTAATTGTTCGTCACTTTCATCTCATTGATGACGAAGGAGACACTGACAAAGGATTAGGTATCGGCATCTTTCAAGATTACTACGAACAGAATCAACTCAGGTCGTACTCATCTAGCGATGTAGCATGGATCTCATCCATCGAGTCATTTATGCTGTTTTTCTGGGTATGTCTGGCTTGTGCTTTTTTAAAGACCTGACTAACAACAAATAGGGCCCAGTGGTCGGCTACATGACAGATAATTACGGCCCTCGTATTCCCATCCTGATCGGCTCATTCCTCCACGTTTTCGGTCTAATGATGACATCCCTGTCGAAGGGATATTATCAGATTATCTTATCTCAAAGTATTTGCAGTGCATTAGGCTGTTCATTTCTCTTCTACGCGCGTAAGCATCCTTCTCCAGAGCTCCAATGACAGGACTGACGATATCTAGCCATCGCTGCTGCTGGAACATGGTTCAGGCGTCATCGTGCTATAGCCTTTGGAATCATCACTGCTGGATCCAGTCTCGGAGGTGTCGTCCTTCCAATCATGGTAAATAAGCTTGTGGTCCGAGTTGGCTTCGGTTGGGCGATGCGATCTGTGGCATTCCTTTTCTTGGGACTGCTGGTAATCGCCAATGTTACTATCAAGTCGAGACTACCACCCCCGAGAAGAAAGTTTGACATCAAAGACTTCATCACTCCGTTCAAGGAGATgccatttcttcttttaaCCGTCGCCGGATTCATGTTGTATCTCGGTTCCTTTTTGCcgttcaacttcatcatTGTCCAAGCGAAGGAACTCGGTGTGTCGGATAGCCTGGCTCAATACCTGGTGTCCATCGTCAATGCCGCTTCGTAAGTCACTCTACCACTACCATTCTTAGCACCAGCTGACAAACTGGAAGCACGTTTGGCCGTCTTGTTCCCGCATATTTCGGCGATCGAATCGGCGTCTTCAACGTCATGATCCCTTTGACCCTACTGGGAGGCATCTTTACTCTCACAGTATGGCTAACTGCACACTCCACCGCTTCGGTTATTGCCTATGCCGCCCTATATGGGTTCGCATCTGGCTGCACTTTATCCATTGTGCCAGCCATGGTTGCTAGTTTCTCAGACGTTCGCAGCATAGGAACCCGCAGTGGCGCGCTCTACGGTGTTGCTGCAATTGGTGCCCTTATTGGAAGCCCAGTTGCCGGAGCTATTGTCAGCGCAGAGAATGGAAGTTTCTCTGGATTGATAATCTTTTGTGGTGTTACGATTCTGGCCGGCGCCGTGTTTGCGACCATGTCGAGACAGGCATTGACTGGGGGCCAATGGATGAAAAAGGTTTAGACTAAGAGGTTTATTCCTAACTTATATAGGACCATAGTCGCGCCTTATAAAATCTCATCATTGGGTTTTTGGCCCCAAGAAAGCATTCCATGGAAGATCGCAACACTTCCTATTTGGAAATGCAAGGCCGGTCAAGATAACGGATCTGGGACTGGAGCTCAAACGGTTCACTCGGAAGCCATACGTTCTTGTAGTCCATGGGGGTCGGCAGGAGTTTTCACTCCTGGAACGGCTGAACATAAAGCTTGAGCCAGTTTTCATCCTCGACACTGTTAAGGCCGCTCAATTTCCACTACAGTTGTGGTACAGATACAATCTAAAGCAGCTGCTGGATGAGTTTCAGATACCCTACTCCCACCTTCACATAGCTGGGAACGACGCACATCTCACGCTCCGAGTGCTTCTCATGATCGCCGTCAGAGACGCTGAGATCCACCTGTCAGGGAAGCGTCTGCCTGATTGGATTCCGATCTTCAAAGTTGTTGCTCAGTCTCCTTTGCCCCCGAGACCCCCGACCAAGCGAGAGATAGCGGCCatggctgaagctgaagctgagcaACAGACGACGATCGAAGCGAAGGAAGTATAGCCTTGGATGACAGCGAATCGCTTGTTGGCTGTTGATTGAGACTAGTCAATTCGGCTAGAAACCAACCAGCCAAAAAGTAGATTGGGCTACTCTGTAGAAGGTTCTGGATAAATGTTGAAGACTGAGAGGACCCGGACTTGTTTCGTCACAGACCTCATGCAGAGGAATGCATATTTGGAGAAGCtataaaaaaagaagcttGATTCAAAGGGTGCACAGAAATAGTTGCAGAAGGAACTCATGTCTATCAGTCTAGCCTTTATCATGCCTATCAAACGCTGTTCAAAAATGCACCGAAAATTCATTGTGTCAATCTGATAGTGACTTCTCCCAATTCTTTCCGTCCCCTATTTTATTAGTGTCTGAAGCGCCTTGAAAGCTCTAGTCTCTGTCGTTCAGGAGAGGTTCACCTTCGCTACCCTCGTTTTGAACTTCGTCCTGCTCTTCATGCCTCTCAATCAATGTGCTTCCCGGAGGCGGGAAGTTGGAGAATAAGAGAACACCCATGGCCAATAAAGCAATAGCCTAGTACCTGATTAGTTGCATTCACCGAATTCTTGTACAATAGTAACTCACCGCATTGCAGAAGAAAGTTGCATATGCCTTGCCAACCTCAGCCAAACTAGCAAAGATGAAGCCAAACAAGCCCTGTGTAGCTAGTCGCGCTACGTTCTCAACTAAGGTAACGGCATTGAGAGCATCAGCGCGTTGCGAGTCTGGGCACATCTGAGTAATGACACCTTTTGCTGCTGGAGCGGATCCGGAACCGAATGGGAGAAGAAAGGCAGCTGTTCTGTTAGAGTGATGTTCAGCAGGAGGCTTGCAAAGACGCACCAAGATAGATATGCCACGGCTTAGTCGCAAAGGCGGCAACTGTAGTAAGTAGACCATCCACCAACAGGCTCCACCTAAGGAAGACAAGGTCAAAGAGACATCCCTCGTCTTCTTTATTGCGGCTGACTGCCTCGTACGGCTCATGATCAGCCTGCTCTCCCAACGTGGCATCAAACTCCCCAGCCTCAGTTGGAATATGCCCCGGTTCcgcctcatcatcgctgttCGGTTCAGATCTGATGACACGGCCTCGACCCCAAGCAATGATCCTTGGGAACAGTAGAATCAGGAAGAAGCTCCTCATGAACGCAAATTCCGACATGAGCCAACCGTTGTCTCCTTGGCTAAAGTTGAACGCCGCTGTTGCGTACAtctggatgagaagaggggCATAGCCTGTGGCGAGAACGGAAACGAATATGCCGCtgcagaggaagatgacgCCGAGATGCCTCTTGACTCTCCCGTCAGCGAGGCGCAATCTCTGCGGTGTGAGTATTTTGAGGGGCGCGAGAAAACCAGAGACGCCCTTTTGACCGTTCTTTCCTCCATTGGACATTGAATCAGGCGAGATATATGGCAAGGCGCACCACACGTAGATACCCGCGaggatgaaggagatgaacGCCACGTCGAAAGGAGCTCGAATATCAATCGCGTCACCAATCATACCACCACTCAAGTATCCAATCGCTTGGCCCAACATGATGGCACCTTGCAGCTGTCCAAATACTGCTGTCCGTCTGATAGGTTCGACAACTTCTCCAGCAATGACGTTGACAACAAGACTAAAGCCAATGTTAGCGGTTGGAAAACGTGAGTTCGTGGCTGACTTACATGTACCCAGCTGGCCCGCCCAGAATTGTGATCAGCTGAGTCGCTTGGATAATTATCATTCCTTTTTCTCCACCTGCTACTACTCCCAAGATTTGTGTGACCACGCGAGCTGCCGGGATGAGAATCTGACACAAAAGTGCTGCTCGGGGGCCGAACTTTTTCGATGTCCAGCCAGCAACAAAAAGGTTCAGCGTTCCTTAAAAGAGTCAGTATCGCATCGGATATTTGACTTGCAATTGACTTACCACAGAAGGTAGTAGACATGCCAAGAATACTGTATTGGGTTGCCGTTCCAGCCGCAATTTCATCCCGACTGCACCTATCGCCCGGACCATCATATGGAGGGTGCGTCTCATAAAACGAATCACAAGTCATCAAATGAAACACATAGAACAATCTATCGatcatcagcttcattcATAGTCAActgacaaaaagacttacGGAACTTGGGTAAAACTGAACGATAACGTGATGAGAAACCCCGCAAGCAAAATCCGATTCTCGACATTAAAAGCTCTCGATAGCCAATTTCTCACTCGCCCTTTGCCTTCCCCCTTTTGGGGGAGAAGTGGTGTTGTCTCGTCACTCGCCATTTTCGAGTAAAAATACAATGCCAAGTTCAAAAGAACGAGGCGAAAAAATCTTCGATGATAAATACAATTGCGAGATCGCTGTCAATCATTCGGTGAGAGGGGGGTATGGATCTCTTTCTTAATGGGGAATAGCGTAGTTAATCGACCGGGATTACTCGGTTATAGCTGTTATCGAGACGACGTTATCAATGGAATATCAGAGAAACGTTACGATGCTTGATGTTTTGCTTGTAGTTGATACTCTTTGATTTATATCTTGTTAATAACTATTCTGAGGTTAGCCCAAGCTTACTGCCCAACTAGTATTCCAACACGAATAACCATTCTCGAACCATATATCGCTACGATTCCCAATCTCAAGGTGTATGCCCTGCAACGAATCACCGTATAGCTTATCAAGCAAATCCTCATTACCTAATGCCTCTTTAAGCTCAGGACACGCCTCCGAAAGATCATAGAAGCCTTTCCTCGGGACTCCCTCTGCCCACTACAGGTTCATACAACCCAAATTCCTCACTAGCTTCAAGCTCTCAAAGACATCCTTGTTCAACCAGAAATCTCCATCTGACCACATCGTCTTTAGTGTCAACCTATGTGCAGATAGGAATCTAGCCAGAGCGTGATCCGGGTCATAGACGTTGCCCCATGAAAGAAATTGCCGGGTTGATTGTCATAATTCTCTGCGACAAATGTTCTCAAATATGCCTGCCTCGATATGGCTGTTATGTCTTGGGCATGTAGATGGAAATCTGGGCCCAAAGATCAAATGCTTCAGGACTTGCATGTTGGGAAAGAACCAGCTCAGGGCACTTCCGTGATAATCCAAGTTGTCGGGGTACAGCAACTTGAGTGACGAGCCTGAGGTTTTGCAGAATCTCACCAGATCTACTGAAGTTATCCCTTCGCAGTTTAGCTCCAATCTCTGCATGAACGGATGGAGTTGACCCATGGTTTCGAGGAAACCTGCAAGATCCCTAAGCACATTAAATATTATGGTGAAAGATATCATATTGGCGAACGATAAGGCAACATGGACTTCTTGAACCAGGCACTCCCACCATCCAATTCGACATGGGAGAGCTGCCAGCGAACTTGGCGGTCTGCCCTCCCTGTTCAAGAATTGAACAATATTCTTTGAAAGATGGAAGAAGGCCTAGTTTCCTGACTTTACAGGTAAGCCAAGTCTTCGAAATAGGTTTGGCTAAATTCGTCCCCCTGACGAGCTTCTTTAGGACATCTCAGCTTGAGGGCACGTAGATTTGAGCACCATCATGTTATATCGATAACAAGTCTTCGGGAGGACATCTAAGGGCACCATTCCAAGTCGAGAACCTGGACGAGGTTTGGTCGACGAGAATCAACCGCCGTGATAACCGAAACTATTCCTGACCTTTATAGCTTCCCAGTCATGAGCTTTCTGGTGAGGAGTAAAGATATGGTTCGGTGGGATATTTGAAGAACGTGCAAGTACGAGCTAGAGAGGATAAAGTCTTGGCTCGGATGGTGTTTTGATCATCTGGGTCTTTCTGATTTGGCTTACATACAGTGTTTTCAGATTCTTGCCCAATATTTGTGATGCATCCAAGAGACACTCTAGAGTAGCTGTACAGTCGCTGTCAATCTTCAGCCGTTGGAGTGACGGGAATCGCTTAGGTAGCTCAGATATCTCTGATGCTACTGGATCCCAAAGTGTTTCGAGATGCGTGGCCTGGTTCCGAAACTTTAAGAAGCGCTCTCTTGATCCACTCGCGAGGCCGAGGGGGATAACGGTCTTTTCTTTGAGACTAAAACTCGTAACCTTGAGGCAGATACTGAAAAGATGGCCCTGGTATTCCAGGTTAGGGATAAATAGCATACCGGTGGACTTAGATGCCTCCAAGTGAGCGAGATTTGGACATGGCTTCGCAATCTCTAACCAAAAATGACTGCTATCGTCGTGTGCAATGTTAACTGGGAGTGCCCCCGAGATAACGCAATATTTTTGAGATACCTTAACTTTACCAATACTACATTATGCACACTTAAGGGACCCATACACACTCGAATATCTTATCTTTAGGCACCAGGGAGGGCAAGGAGTATATTGCCCATATGTGTTAATTTGTGCTCTTTACCTTTGTGTGTTGGGGCTGAAACTTCTTTTAACCTCCCAACCTCATCACAGAATATCTTATCATAGCGAAAACAAGAGATTTGGTATTCTACCATGACATTTCCTGTTAGTCTTACTCTCATTGCACAAAATGTGAAAAAGATAGTATTTACGAGGGGCTTCACCCTTAATCTTACATGGCAATGTATTCAGTTACCTGCGCTGAGGGCGATTTCCCTAGAGACTATTCTAATCCATGATCTACGACGCCTTGTCCTTTGTTGATGTTAGGCTTGGGATCTGGCTGTGGGTCAGGCCTTCATCCGCAAGATAATTGATACTTTGGAGCTGTACAGTCTCATCAATTTGTGCTGTTACCCTTGCATAATTCAAGGGGGATGTGCATGTTCGTAGAAGTAAACGTGATGTTGTTACTATAAACTAATAATACAGGAGTGATTTATGCAGATGCCGACTGGAACACAGGCCTTGCTATATTGATCTTACCATCCCCTTGGGATGGTGTAC
Above is a window of Fusarium oxysporum Fo47 chromosome XII, complete sequence DNA encoding:
- a CDS encoding major facilitator superfamily domain-containing protein, with product MASDETTPLLPQKGEGKGRVRNWLSRAFNVENRILLAGFLITLSFSFTQVPLFYVFHLMTCDSFYETHPPYDGPGDRCSRDEIAAGTATQYSILGMSTTFCGTLNLFVAGWTSKKFGPRAALLCQILIPAARVVTQILGVVAGGEKGMIIIQATQLITILGGPAGYILVVNVIAGEVVEPIRRTAVFGQLQGAIMLGQAIGYLSGGMIGDAIDIRAPFDVAFISFILAGIYVWCALPYISPDSMSNGGKNGQKGVSGFLAPLKILTPQRLRLADGRVKRHLGVIFLCSGIFVSVLATGYAPLLIQMYATAAFNFSQGDNGWLMSEFAFMRSFFLILLFPRIIAWGRGRVIRSEPNSDDEAEPGHIPTEAGEFDATLGEQADHEPYEAVSRNKEDEGCLFDLVFLRWSLLVDGLLTTVAAFATKPWHIYLAAFLLPFGSGSAPAAKGVITQMCPDSQRADALNAVTLVENVARLATQGLFGFIFASLAEVGKAYATFFCNAAIALLAMGVLLFSNFPPPGSTLIERHEEQDEVQNEGSEGEPLLNDRD
- a CDS encoding major facilitator superfamily domain-containing protein yields the protein MAASEPSRHQSLSSPASDDDRPSQIEPYSEKAPSQQEGTSAPDFGPPPDGGLQAWLVVTGGFFAVFASFGWINCIGIFQDYYEQNQLRSYSSSDVAWISSIESFMLFFWGPVVGYMTDNYGPRIPILIGSFLHVFGLMMTSLSKGYYQIILSQSICSALGCSFLFYAPIAAAGTWFRRHRAIAFGIITAGSSLGGVVLPIMVNKLVVRVGFGWAMRSVAFLFLGLLVIANVTIKSRLPPPRRKFDIKDFITPFKEMPFLLLTVAGFMLYLGSFLPFNFIIVQAKELGVSDSLAQYLVSIVNAASTFGRLVPAYFGDRIGVFNVMIPLTLLGGIFTLTVWLTAHSTASVIAYAALYGFASGCTLSIVPAMVASFSDVRSIGTRSGALYGVAAIGALIGSPVAGAIVSAENGSFSGLIIFCGVTILAGAVFATMSRQALTGGQWMKKV